From a single Candidatus Delongbacteria bacterium genomic region:
- a CDS encoding DegT/DnrJ/EryC1/StrS family aminotransferase has protein sequence MTDAKGPAMPGPELQALAACLSGSGLAEDSPQIAEFEMRLASLAGLEQPGLATTSASAAMQLALTGLEIKAGECVVLSTLCEIRFVNPVIHLGIRPLLLDVEPTGLSLDPIALATFLDAQCLRRGSAWFERESGRRVAAVVLPHIGGLRPRRRDVLELCHRHGLALIELPESLRDAELASSAADARVLDFSHHEPGLGGGGALLSPHASVIQSARWWAGLCRSVGDQGPSDFGFQYRMPALLAALGNARLERIESEHSTQSQSHGLPTTLLPFGPAVFAHHARRAWRIPEGSSFAACLENLFPAGWTGERLPLPLHRQELYAGFLSGSAPVAERAWQETLVARPVRPVARAPHLSVHESRSLVESGGRSPL, from the coding sequence ATGACCGACGCGAAGGGACCGGCAATGCCCGGGCCTGAACTGCAAGCGCTGGCTGCCTGTCTGTCAGGGAGCGGACTGGCTGAAGACAGTCCCCAGATCGCCGAATTCGAGATGCGGCTGGCCTCCTTGGCGGGACTGGAGCAACCGGGCCTGGCCACCACCAGTGCATCCGCTGCGATGCAGCTGGCCCTGACCGGACTCGAGATCAAGGCGGGCGAGTGCGTGGTGCTGTCCACCCTCTGCGAGATCCGTTTCGTCAATCCCGTGATCCATCTGGGAATCCGCCCCCTGCTGCTGGATGTGGAGCCGACCGGGTTGTCGCTGGACCCCATAGCCCTGGCCACCTTCCTCGATGCCCAGTGCCTCAGGCGCGGAAGTGCCTGGTTCGAACGGGAAAGCGGTCGGCGTGTGGCCGCCGTGGTGCTGCCGCACATTGGGGGTCTGCGTCCCCGGCGCCGTGATGTGCTCGAGCTCTGCCACCGGCATGGACTAGCGCTGATCGAGTTGCCCGAAAGCCTGCGGGACGCGGAGCTGGCATCCTCGGCCGCCGATGCCCGCGTGCTGGATTTCAGTCACCACGAACCGGGCCTGGGTGGCGGAGGAGCGCTGCTCAGTCCGCACGCCTCCGTGATCCAGAGTGCCCGCTGGTGGGCCGGACTTTGCCGCTCGGTCGGTGATCAGGGGCCCAGTGACTTCGGCTTCCAGTATCGCATGCCGGCCTTGCTGGCCGCTCTGGGCAACGCGCGGCTGGAGCGCATCGAAAGCGAACATTCCACTCAGAGCCAGAGCCACGGTCTGCCCACGACACTGCTGCCTTTCGGACCCGCCGTGTTCGCGCATCATGCCCGGCGGGCCTGGCGCATTCCCGAAGGATCCAGTTTCGCGGCCTGTCTGGAAAACCTGTTTCCCGCAGGCTGGACCGGCGAACGCCTGCCGTTGCCCCTGCATCGCCAGGAACTGTACGCCGGTTTCCTCAGCGGCAGTGCACCCGTGGCCGAGCGCGCCTGGCAGGAAACCCTGGTGGCGCGTCCGGTACGTCCCGTGGCCCGTGCCCCCCACCTGTCCGTCCATGAAAGCCGCTCCCTGGTGGAGTCAGGCGGAAGGAGCCCGCTGTGA